A region of the Candidatus Syntrophosphaera sp. genome:
GCTGTTTGGCCGAACATTCCAAGAAAAACCTATCCTTGGCTTCAGGGAAGGTAAAATGATAGTGATTTCCGCTTTTTTCAAGGATCTCGTTGTATTTTCCCTCGTTGAGCAGGCTGTAGAGCTCATTGTCGGGCACTTTGCAGATATAGCGGATCAGGTCCCTGGAGATGGGAGTCTGCACAACGGCCAGCTTTTGCAGCTGCTTGTAACTGGACGCGGTGAGATGGCTCATTCTGGAATAGATGGAGTGGACCAGGCGGCTGGGCAGAGTGTATTCATCAAGGTTGGCCGGATAACTGAATTCGGTGTCAAAGACAATCTTTTTCCTCAGGGTGAGGTCGATCAAAATCTCCCTTACGAAATATGGATTGCCCGACGAGCGTTTGTGAACCAGAAGGCAAAAATCCTCGGGTACTTCTGTGTTCATGAGTTTGCGGATATAGGATAAGGTTTCGCCGGGCTCGAACATGGGGATGTTGATCAGGATGGTGTGGTCGATCTGGCTCACCTTGTTGAATTCGGTGCAGCTCATCAACACCATGATCCGGTGCTTGACCACCGCTTCCGAGATGAAATTGATGAAATCAATCGTATAGCGGTGAACGTGTTGGATGTTCCTGACGATGAAGATCACCGGCTTGCGGACCGAAAGCTCGATCAACAGGGCTTTGGCAAATTCAAAATCCGCCCTCAGGTCTTCCTGGGTCTGAGTGAGGCCCTTGGCAGCCTGCTCGGACATGAACAAATAACGCCGCATCTTCTCAGAGATCTTGTTCAGCGAATGGTCATGTTCGATCTCTTCCGGAGTGAGCGATTGCAGATATTCTTTGATTAGGGCGAAAAAAGCCTCATGCTCGGTGCGGGTGCAGTTGTAATCAAAAATGAAATAGGACCCGCGCAGGATGTGATAACGGAAGAGGGAAAGGATGCTGTCTTTGCCCAGGCCTTCACCCCCAACCACAGAGATGATCTTGCCGTTGCCGGATTCGACCTGGGGCAGATAGTCCAGTATCTCAGCCGCGATGTTTTCCCGCACGGTATAGCTGTTGAACTGCATTGAATTGACCAGGGACCAGGATACCGAAAACTGATACTCCCGGCCTGAGGTGCGGTTGATGTAATTGATGATCTCTTCGCTGCTCTGGAACCGGTTGTCGGGATTGCGCTCCAACAGGCGCAAACATAGTTTTTCCAGTTGGAGGGGGATGTTGGGGTTCAATTCTGAAGGGAAGATGGGGATGAAATACTGCTGGCTGCCGCTGCGCAGCGCGTTTATCTGCTCCAAGGTGAAAGGGAAACTGCCTGTCGTCAAGCGATAGATCAATACGCCCAACGAATAGAAATCGCTGGAAAAGCCCACCGGTTTGCCCAAGTATATCTCCGGAGCAATATAAGGCAATGTGCCAGACACATATTGGGTGTCCTTGTCAAGCTCAAGCCGGGAAAAGCCATAGTCTATAAGCTTGACATCCAATGTGTTACCATGTGCTTTATAAAGTATGTTCTCAGGCTTGAGGTCCTTATGCATTATGTTTTGAGTGTGTAAGGCGTTCAATGCATAGCAGATCTGGACGATGATGCTGTACAGTTGGTTGACCCTGGACTTGGAGAAGCGGAAGTTGTTCAGGCCCACGCCATCAAAGAACTCGCTGATGAAATAGATATGGTCGCCAACATGGCCGAAATCCACAACATGGTTGAGATTGGGATGCTCGATCTTGGTGATATGGTGCATGTCCCGTGGCTTGAAGTGCTTGTAAAGCTCCTCCGAAGAGAGGTATTGAAAGAGTTTCAGGGTATAGATGCTGTCCGATCTAACGTCACGGACCTTGTATACATTTGCCCAGGAACCGGAGCCAAGGCTTTCCAGCACCTCATATCTATGGTCTATAAACATCTCGGTCTCCCAACAGGTTGTAAATCCCTTATTACACAGCGGCCTGGATTGTCAACTCAAAACTTTCGCTGATCCGCAACATTGGCCGGAGAGGGGTTGGATACTCCCACCACTTGGTCCGGGGGCCAAAGGGGCGTCAATCCGGATCTGAGCGGCCGGATCTCATCGCGCCGGTCGCTTTCCAGCGTTTATGGACCCAAAACCACTGTTCCGGGTAACGGTTGATCTGCTCTTCGATGATGGCGTTCAGTTTCTTGAGGATGAAAGCGTAGTTTTCTTCTGTGTCATCCAGTTCCGGATGATAGATCATCGTCTCAAAGGAGATCTTGATCCCGCCTTCTTTGGTGCGAATGGCAAAACCCGGCACGATGGGCACCTTGTAACGCAGCGAGATCTTGGCCACGCCTTTGTAATGGGAGGCCGGGTAGCCCATGAAATCGAGCACCAGACCGGAACTGCCGGCATTCTGGTCCGCCAGGATGGCCACCATTTCATTCTTGTTCAAATGGGTCAGGATGTCCCGCAAGCCGCGGCGAAAGTCGATCAAAGACACTCCCTGGCGGATGCGGATGGCAGCATTGTAGGCGTCAAAATAGGGATTGTGCTGTTTCTTGACCACAACCGAGAGGGGTATCGAGAACAAAGGCAAAAGCCGGGCTGCCTCCCAATTTCCCAGATGGGCAGTGGCCAGGATCGCGCCCCTGCCCAAGGATAGCGCTTTGTGCACATGGGGTTTTCCACTAATGCTGGTGTTGGCGATCAGTTTTTCTTCCTTGAGCAGATAGATCTCAGCACTGGTGAGTCCCATATTGTAGTAGATCTTCTTCAGCAAGGCTTTGCGCTCGGCGGCCTTCATGTCCGGATAGACCATGCGCAGATGGAGGTCGGCAGTCTTGCGCCTAATGCCAAGGCCGTAGCCTATCCACAGGAACAAGGAGGTGATCAGCCATTTTCCCCAGGTGTAGGGGATAAGCCTCAGCTTCCAAAGCACGAAGCGGAACAGGATGTACTCTATCCTGTTGGTGAGGTCATTCCGTTTCAAATTTTGTACCGGATGTGAAGTTCGGTGTTCGGCTTCAAGCTTTCAGGGCTTCCAGTTTTTTTTCCAGCACAGCTTTGGGGACCACTCCGATCGTGGTGTCTTTCAGGACGCCATCGACAAAGAACAGCAGGGTGGGAATGCTCATTACTCCGTGTTTGGAAGCCACTTCGGGATGCTCATCCACGTTCAGTTTGGCGAATTTAATCTCAGGATTTTCCCTGGCCAATTGATCGATGGTGGGCGCGATCATCCTGCAGGGACCGCACCATGCGGCCCAGAAATCCACCAGCACGGTACCATTGGCTATCTCAGCGTCAAAGTTTGTATTATCCAATTCCTTGATCATTTCAATTCTCCTGATAGTTGTAGTACCCATAATCTAAACGCCTTGGCGCTGGATGCAAATTCATTTGTCAGCTGTGGAGGCACCGCTGGGGCCACAGAATGCGGGGAGTTAAATTAGCAGTCCCAAGCCATGATTGCCAATTTATCTTGACAAATTTCCCGCTACGCGTATCTTATACCATAGATGTGCATCAAACAAGGAGAAAACAATGCCCGATAACAAAACTGAAAAGAAGACCGAGAAAGGTTCTCTCAGCATCCACACCGAGAACATCTTTCCCATCATCAAGAAATGGCTTTACTCGCAGCATGACATCTTCCTGCGGGAACTTATCTCCAACGCGGTGGACGCGATCAACAAGCGCAGGTATGCCGATCCGGGTTTCAAGGCTGAGGACATGAAGATCGAGGTCAAGCTGGACGCGAAAAAGCGTACGATCGAGGTCTCCGACACCGGCATCGGCATGAGTGCCGATGAGATAAAAAAATACATCAATCAGATCGCCTTTTCCGGCGCTGAGGAGTTCATCTCAAAGTTCAAG
Encoded here:
- a CDS encoding protein kinase, which produces MFIDHRYEVLESLGSGSWANVYKVRDVRSDSIYTLKLFQYLSSEELYKHFKPRDMHHITKIEHPNLNHVVDFGHVGDHIYFISEFFDGVGLNNFRFSKSRVNQLYSIIVQICYALNALHTQNIMHKDLKPENILYKAHGNTLDVKLIDYGFSRLELDKDTQYVSGTLPYIAPEIYLGKPVGFSSDFYSLGVLIYRLTTGSFPFTLEQINALRSGSQQYFIPIFPSELNPNIPLQLEKLCLRLLERNPDNRFQSSEEIINYINRTSGREYQFSVSWSLVNSMQFNSYTVRENIAAEILDYLPQVESGNGKIISVVGGEGLGKDSILSLFRYHILRGSYFIFDYNCTRTEHEAFFALIKEYLQSLTPEEIEHDHSLNKISEKMRRYLFMSEQAAKGLTQTQEDLRADFEFAKALLIELSVRKPVIFIVRNIQHVHRYTIDFINFISEAVVKHRIMVLMSCTEFNKVSQIDHTILINIPMFEPGETLSYIRKLMNTEVPEDFCLLVHKRSSGNPYFVREILIDLTLRKKIVFDTEFSYPANLDEYTLPSRLVHSIYSRMSHLTASSYKQLQKLAVVQTPISRDLIRYICKVPDNELYSLLNEGKYNEILEKSGNHYHFTFPEAKDRFFLECSAKQQKLVSLRVIKYYQGKKLTDQQTCKGIISNARIAGDALIERSYLLLLVELLLEDYSQEKAYAALAEALNIDFRPDLNISLEEKTKDLLLFHQLTETTGSFATAELIWNNQREIPENFAKHLLLGTLKLLSEDLKNALKHFLKAETLASNTEDKVSAILYQARIHSYSSLPKMKICLDKVAAEELPLALRIGYINLLALYHFRNKDHDPAIRTVEEFISQLPPNQDSEIMIRLASLHNELGEFYSVQKNVTEADEHFGIALSIWKRYNIRRHLGWIHNNISDLYLKQGFTVLAEKHSEQALRYSLAKEQILSQARALLNQGEGKIKMGEFEEAEHKLLEARDLILQIDAKSYLDSVKRNLALAKSKIIGFGHYYKFITDNEPKLIEGSVPEINPLVKTYFYYLSEMHNPKKLRRLIRKNAQIDFALSHEQEFYHNVLSLLAISEKDFETALKELKLAMQFAGEINNHYAMAVFNVLQVVCHYGLQDYARAR
- a CDS encoding lysophospholipid acyltransferase family protein, with the translated sequence MKRNDLTNRIEYILFRFVLWKLRLIPYTWGKWLITSLFLWIGYGLGIRRKTADLHLRMVYPDMKAAERKALLKKIYYNMGLTSAEIYLLKEEKLIANTSISGKPHVHKALSLGRGAILATAHLGNWEAARLLPLFSIPLSVVVKKQHNPYFDAYNAAIRIRQGVSLIDFRRGLRDILTHLNKNEMVAILADQNAGSSGLVLDFMGYPASHYKGVAKISLRYKVPIVPGFAIRTKEGGIKISFETMIYHPELDDTEENYAFILKKLNAIIEEQINRYPEQWFWVHKRWKATGAMRSGRSDPD
- the trxA gene encoding thioredoxin, with the protein product MIKELDNTNFDAEIANGTVLVDFWAAWCGPCRMIAPTIDQLARENPEIKFAKLNVDEHPEVASKHGVMSIPTLLFFVDGVLKDTTIGVVPKAVLEKKLEALKA